The genomic stretch CATAATGAAAATTATGTTTTTGGAAGACCCGTAATTGGAAGGGAGCTCGTTAGAGAACTTATATTCGAGTTTGTATATTTGGGCTGAAAAATAAAGGCGAGGAGGTAGATGAGTTCTATATAGGGAGTGAAGCATTgggagaagaagagagaatgtGAGAAAGGGGGATTTTAAATGAGATTTTCTTAATGCACCCTATATAGTGCAAAAGAACCCGATGGAAAACCGAAAAACGCCCTTCTGATTTCGGAGATATATTTTTGGGCGCACCTTTTGCATCACACATAAATGAGCAAATTGAGTTCCACCCTAcagacaaataattttttttctggagatacatctccgagaGTTTTGTAAAATAAATTGAGAATTAACCATTACAAGGAGACACCCGGAGATGTACCTTCGGTATATTTAAGCGGGAATTAGGAAATACTGCGATCTTTGTATGTCAGATTATTCGGGAGATGTATCTCCAGAAAAATCAAATGTGAAATTGCTAAAAACAGCCCCATGCATGATcaaagttcttttttttttttttaattaaacccTCCCCAAAACCCTTTCATTCTCAATCAAGTTTTTCACTCCAAATCTCcattcttagtttcatcaaatcAAAAGAAGTTAAAGGAGTTGAAATTTAAGGTAAAGTTCATTCATTTCAACATCCATTGCTCACATTAATCTTATTTTGAAGCTGAAAAAGGTTACATTGTAACCAGAAGTGTATCTCCGAAATATAGATGAACtcattcggagatgcatttttcgGAAACTATTTGTGCTGATTTTCCAACAATTTGTTTTCTATTTTGGATGTttcttaatattttatattttatgtttttgttttcattAGATATGGTGCATATCGATGCTATCCTTAAATCTATTGTGTCTCAGGATGCTTCACCTGTAGTAGTGAAGATGGTAGATATTGAGAATCATTTTAAAAATGAACAAGAGTATGAATTTCGTGATCACATGTTGCAATGGATTTGTACAGTGGCATCCAATCCGGAGTTTAGTGTTGAGATCGAAAGGTCTGATAAAGGTTAAGATAGAATAGGTGAATTTGTGACTTGGCATGCGAAAGAAGTGAAAAATATAGACCTCAAGTCTCCACATTCCTAACCAATATCAAATTTCCTCACACTATTCACATTTgtaattctttttaaatatttaatacataTTGAGAGGGTCTCCtccaaaaaattaaatgaaataaaataataatgcaaAATGTTTGAGAGGGTTAAAAGATAAATAACAAAAACCATGGAGCCAACATttaataatttgtcatttattttTCCTCATCAATTCAGCATGTTACCCAtatgcagtgttttaaaaaccggaccggtcatcgaaccggtgagggtactgggtcactggtttatcggtcgaactgCACGACCAAAccagattaaaccggataactcgattgaatagacctgtcattatatagatATAAAACCAGTCGAAcctgatgattcagtctctaaaaaaatataactagcttttaaattttttaaaaatatcatatcataaattcacaatttcataacttaaattcaaattttaaacaaaggtatcaaacataacaaaatagtaaaaaaattacaaagtctaattgcaaacaaagtctaattacaacataatctaattgaatagtttataacaaaataactccaatgtgtaccaaatttaatttaaaataggatcctcctaaaaagaaaatcaaataaaattcaatatgtttatgctatttaagaaaatttattagcaaagataacaaatagacaataaagtttttaatttgtcactaacagaaaaaactatgtgagaatgctatttaagtaatacactatattaaaaaaaaagttaaaaaaaaagtttaaaagaaatgttaaaaaaaaattttaaaaaaaagtttaaaaaaaaaccaattaaaccgccggtttttaccggttcccaccggtttgatggcatacccgatccgactattgaaccagaTCGGTTACCTAGCTAGTTTCCGGTTCGACCGGTTGGTCCggtccagtttttaaaacactgcccaTACGAACCTTCCTTATGCAGGAAGTTGACACCTGGCACTAAAAAGTTTTAGTAGAAGActgaaatttaattttatatatgttGTAAtacacttattattattattttcgaaatatttttttaatattcttatttatattaaaatattaaaaattaaagtataaacattataatataaaaatattttctttaaaaaaaatgaataaaatgaaCACAATAAATTTATAGATCAAATTCTTCATTTTTAATTGCAAAAACAAACCATTTCacagtaattattattatgattatttattattattattcagtaataatataaaaatacaagTATCCTATTTAAATTCACCTGCTAGATCCACTATACAATACAAAAAGaactaaaaaaaaatcacaattcACAAATCAACCCTTCAAAAGTTGCTTAATAATGGCAGAAGCAACATCCACAAGCTTCTGAACAACACCATTCCTATTCCCCAAAGGTGACACCACCCCAAACCCCAAAAACTTCTTATTACAAGAGTTAACTTCTTTGACAGCATCAGAAACACAGTACCCAGCAAAACCAAACCGGTTCTGGCTGATAGCCTCAGCAGCTTGAGGAAGAGTGTACTTCACAACAGGGATATACGATTCAGCACAGAAGGCCAATGCTTGTTCCATTTCACGATCCGAGGTTTTCTTGATTAAGGTTTCGATGAAGCTGAGTGTGTCGGTTGCGTTTGAGAGAATGTTGTTTACCATTACGAGGGCTATGGTTTTGAGATCGGGTTTTGGAGTTGGGGGAGATGAGTTTAGGATGGATGTGCAGAGGTCGTAGAAGGGTGTTTTTTTGCATATTTGGTCTATTATATCGGTGGTGCTGGTTTTTTCGTTGGGTTGGGGGGATGAGAGGGGAatggaagaaagaagaagaatgtggatCGTAAGTGATGAAATAATGGTAGTGGTTTTCCTCATTTTTTGAGGAGTGGAATGAGAAATGAGAAAAGTTATTTTTGTTGGCTTGTATTTATGGGTGGCTTTGGTAGTTGAGTGAGTTTAAATATTGCTTGCTTAGGAATTCTAAGCCTAATTCATCTTTTCTGAATGGTGCATTTAAATTCCTATAAATGAGCTTTGGCCACAAAGTTTAGGCACAATACAAAAAACACTTATACCttgaaactaataataatttaaaaaataataaattatatgtaGTAATATAGTATATTGTAATACCTTTTACTTTTGGgagtttattttaaatttttaacttaaaaaatacatattatcCTTTAgcttttaaaaatatgttatgttaattatttttgtctaattaacgatgaatttttaaaaaaatttattgttaattaaacaaaaactgatataatatattttgaagagttaagaaATTAATATGAATTcttaaattaaatgatcaaaaCGAATCTCAAAGTTAATATATAAATTTCGGCTTTATCTTCTGCAACTGCAATCTGGAAGGATTGAAACCATTTGATATTAGAATTGACCCTCAAATCAAACTAATTTGatggtgaaaaaaataaaaataaaaataaatatcaaacgAGGTGATAAAACGGACTTGCATCCACATCCTCTAATATATTCACTCTGTCCTAGATCGTCCCGTTTATAATTTACAATTTTGAATTTTAAGAGTATAATGGTCGCGGGCTGGCCCACTCACATTTTTTTAGAGGAGTTAAGGTTTTAGGCTCGTGCATTCgacaatttcatttttttttaagttttataaaaTGCGATTAAACGGAGAAACAGACATGCTTAGCGGTGAAACGCTTGGGTTCTGAGAGTGTACTCCTCTCAAAGGCTCAGGTTCGAAACCCGCTAGATAtaaattgcttatttaaaaaaaaaaatcttaatttttgttagtattttgcttgtaaaaaaatgaaaatatgtaTGTGGTATAGAAAATGAAAAACAGTTGGATCTCTAAAAATCACTGTCGGTGTTTTCTCTTGAAATTCTATGTGTGTTCAGTCTGTGGTCTTCCAATGTTAAAAAAGTATGAtaagtttgttgtttgtttttttcttaaCCATGGGCTCTACTAATTTTAATGTACTAGAGTTGATTATATAATTGAACATAGTTTTAGTGAACTCAAATATGTTTGGTTATTatcaataaatatattatttttttgtacAAACCTTGATATGGGTCATTTTTTGTTAatctattttttgaaaaaataataaaatggttGCTTTTGCGTTCGGTTGAGAAGATACATATATTATAGTATATACAATTACCTTGGTCCCAACAAATTATTGTGTACTATACTATAAGgttttcaaatataaataaaccAATAGACACCAAACTTAATCATAACataatatttttagaaaattattatgattattaaaacCACACAAACATCAACACATTGTTTAAGGTTTATTTGGAAGGGTGTCACGAGTCACGGGTGTCTTTATTCACTTGACATGTAATGCCAAAATAGTAGTTCTCTTCTTGCATGTAAGATGCCAAATTTGAGAACTTTCTAGACATTGCTATCttcatttaattaaaagataaaaccaCTCTCCTAGAATTAAGAAGGAAGTTGGGGGGAGACAAAGACAGGACCACAGTTTTTATACTGAGATTTCgtttgtttaaattaaaaataaaaacctttTGATTGATTAGATGTAAATACAAATTTTTTGTGTCAAGGATCGAGAGAGAATCATGAACAATTGCACTAAAAACAGATGCTAACTTTCAACAAAGGAAATGATAAAAACGACAAAACTAGTAAAAGATTGTTGACTATAAGCTAATATTTTGCACACAAACTTTTGAGATCAAATCTcaacattaaattaaataattaataaagttCAAATGAGTTGGAATATTTTAAGTTAGGGTCCAATTCACGAGAAATTAATGTTGAGAAACAAATGTGAGTCGTATAAGTCTCACATTAATTAGAAAAGTGAAGGTTGAATATTTTATAACTGAAATGATTCATGCACCCATTGTCTTAAGGTTTTAGATGAATATGCGGTCCCTCTCTCAATTTTTTGGGTGAGTATTTGACATTTAGGTGAGTGTTTGATCTAGTGTGAATGTTTTCTCTCAAGATGATCCatcagtggtatcagagccataaGCAAGTAAGATACCATAGCTCCTTGTATCAAAAGTTTTCCTGACATGGTAGTGGTTAGACGACATGTCCCATTCAAGTGCCATTTGACATGGTAAGGGTGTCTGTCAACGGTGGTACAAGTATGTGGATGAAAGAGCTTCCACTTGAGGAGGAGCATAATGAATGAATCACACTTGAGGAGAAGATTATTGAGAAACGAGTGTGAGACGTTGAGTGTCTCATATTGCTTGAAAAAGTGGGGGTTTATCAATTTATAAGTGAGATGACACATACACTCATTGCCTTAATGTTTTAGGTGAATATGGGGTGTCTCTTTCACTTGTTTGGGGGAATATTTGACATTTAGGTGAGTTTTTGACCCAATGTGAATGATTCCCCCTCATGGTGACCCATTAATCAAATCATCAAAGTCTCGAGAAACAAGACGGTTTAGGAGATAAACATATCATTGACAAATACTTAATCAAGGTTGATGGATCCTTGGAGACtgttaaatgaaaaaaattgtaAGATCTTCTGACATTTATTTCATGATTCATACATAAGTTTTTAGGGCCTATAAATCCTACAATCCGACAATAAAGTTTTAAGAATGAAGTAGAATTATGTACACAATATTCCAAATCACTTGCTTAGGTGAGTCTTTGACCTTTATGTGAGTGTTTGACCCAATGTGAATGCTTCTTCCTCATGTTGACCCATCAATTAGATCATACAAGTCTTGAGAAACAAGACATTAACATATCCTTAACAAACACTCGATCAAGGCTGATGGATCCTTAGAGGCTATTAAATGACAAAAAATTGTAGGATCTTTTGAAATTTATCTCACAAGCCCTACACAAGGTTTTAGGGTCTATAAATCATATAATTCGACAATAAAGTTTAAAGGATAGAGCATATATACGTAGACATTATTCTAAATCATAAATCTCACACTTAGGCATGTTTGTGACTTAATTGTCAAAGTGTTTACAAGTACACCCCCACCATAgatcatatacatatatattcacaATATCGGAGTTCCTAGCATCATTAAATTCATCAATGACACtc from Vicia villosa cultivar HV-30 ecotype Madison, WI linkage group LG4, Vvil1.0, whole genome shotgun sequence encodes the following:
- the LOC131599754 gene encoding cell wall / vacuolar inhibitor of fructosidase 1-like, with product MRKTTTIISSLTIHILLLSSIPLSSPQPNEKTSTTDIIDQICKKTPFYDLCTSILNSSPPTPKPDLKTIALVMVNNILSNATDTLSFIETLIKKTSDREMEQALAFCAESYIPVVKYTLPQAAEAISQNRFGFAGYCVSDAVKEVNSCNKKFLGFGVVSPLGNRNGVVQKLVDVASAIIKQLLKG